The nucleotide sequence AAATAACTTAAACCCATTGTAAAATCTGACTTTATGAACAGGATTAACTATTGTGAACTCAGCTAAGAAAGTGTAACACATACTGCATAATACCTGCAACAAATGCCAAGCAACAGACAGCCCGGCAAATCCAGCACCAAGAACTGCATATCTGAATATAAAATCCAAACAAAACCCAAttgagaagagaaaaaaaaaagaaaaaaaaattaaaaagacagTGTAATGTACACTCTCCCCATTGGCTTACTAACTAACCGGAGGGGCCTTTGTGAAACAGCAGAATAGCAACGGACAGagaaaagggaagaagaagaagaagaagacacaaTTTTGGGAGAAGAATGTAAAAGGCCAAAACTTGCTGATAATTTCATTGAAAATACAGCTGGGTTTTGGATTATAAGCACCATTGTTAACCTCTAGTAGAGGTATTGGTAATAGTGTCTGGTTGCAGGTTTCTAAGGTTTAAGAAAACCCGTTAACCCGAATTTGTGTTTCAGCATATCGGGTTATAAAAACGGATAATTCATTTAAGCTCCTTGAAGTTTCTAAAGATTTTGATATATCCCCTCAACTTGTATAGATATTCTTTTTACACACCTTTTCTTTTGTCATACGCCTTAAGTTGAAAATTGTTTATATGACATACTATATTTACTAGTccactcaaaaaaaaaaatacatttctatcttttggaaataatttaatttcaaaccttttattttatctattataAAAGGTTTTATAATAACACAAATGTTATTGATCCCACAAAGCTTTTATTCATTAAACTTTTAggatcacaaatttcaaaagttcttttttcttattaaattctATGACAATTGCTATAAAAAAACTCACACCTTAACACCAAAGATTGTTTGTCCATCTGATAATCTATGGATTTTTTAATTGACCTGAATCATTTTTGGATATGCTTTCCAAATCCATCTGAATTAAGAACTCTTTTTGGATTAAGGATGAAATTAAACTTTATGATTTCATTTTGTACTGTGAAGATCTCTTTGAATGTGAAATGATAACTTTGCTTTGAATCATCTGTATCCATATAAGAGTCCATAGCAAGTTACCAAATATTCAAACAGTAGGTGAAATGTAACCATAATTCTCTTATCTTTTCACGTTGTGTTTTACATTGTGAACTGTTGAGCTCCGACTTCCAAATTACAGAAAAGAAGGTAATCTTGATACCACGATACAAAATGTTGAAGCGAAGAGCAAATTTGGTACTAAACATTTGACTCTTAGGTTTAGAGTTTACAAGATAACCAAATTACATAAATATCCACTTCTAAATTCTGTTGAAATTGCAGAAAGTGCAGAATTCTTAAGCATTCTGGAGTCACACGGATAAATTACATTAGATGGCTCAAAGTAACTCAAACCATTTGACACGAGTGGACGTGCATTCCTACCTTGGACACTGCAGTTATCAGTAGACTAATGCAGAGGTGTTATCACAACACTAATTCCGAAAATTAAATATTTCTGCTTGATTTGCTGAAAGcattaaaatcatcaaattacatGTGATTTGATGACCAGTTGACTGGAGATAGTGTCCTTGTGATGTGAACTTGCTGAAAGTGCTTTAGAAGGCCAAGTAGAGCACATCATTAGGCTTTTCGGACTATGATTCTCCGTTCTCGTTTGTACTCCACTTCATCCCTTTGATGCATAATTATCAGCGCTCTCCTTACCTGACAATTTTTTAGCACTTGCATCAATACAAGGTGGCCTAGGAATATTGTTCTGGTATAATTTAGGAGGCTTCTACTGGTTTACTATCAAAGAAAGTCAATCAGATAGCACCAGAAATACAAATAAATGGAGAAACTAGGTGAATATTGATGACTAAATGGTATATAAGTGAAGCAGTGGAAGGACTCTTACAATTGATTCATTCATGCCCATCCTGGTCAGTTCATCAATTAGCCGTCTCTCTGATATATGGCTACCAATACCCATTCTTCTCTTAATTTGGGCTTCCGCTTGCTATTCATCGAGAAAAAAGTAACTTCATCAAAACAGTGACTAGAAGGACATATAACTGGAATATGAGTATTGATTGCCCAAGAGTCAAACCTTTATCTCATGTGCCATCTCAGGAGTAAGATTTATATGTTGATTGATTCCAGATCGTGCTGCATCCattgtggaattttggaagagcCTAATTGCTTCCGTGACGTGATTCTCATTTGCAATTTGGGCGCTAAAATCATGATAAGAAAGAGGCAGATTATTGATCAAAGAACTGTTTATATAGGCGAATCTTATAAAAGGACAAAGAAAACAGTGAAAAGAAACACATGGAAAAAAGGAGGTTTCCTAAACAGTCTTAAATTGCATAGTTAATAGCAGGATGATTCAAGTCCCTGAAGCTTGATCCTATGCAAGAGACAAAGAAACTACTTATAATCGTGGTTACTTACAGTCTCATTCTTGCAAGAGCTTCACTCAACCTCACTATAGCCTCTAGTTGCCGCACAGTAATTGGTATTGCTGCTGCCTCCCCATTATCATTTGATTGCCGCCTCATTTGCTGCAGCAGATAACAGAAGAAGCAAATATCAGTGAGATGATGTACAACATTTTCACAGTCAAGAAAGGTTTTGGTAAAATGTTGCAGAAACGGGAAATCTAAGTTTTGAACAACTCCCCTAGTGAATCCCAAGTTTTTCAGACGGCCATTTGCAAGAGGTATACTTTTCTGTTATCATCCTAAAACAACTTAAACCTTTTATTAGAGGTATGGAGCATATAAATGACTAGAAAGTTAGCAAACTTCCCCACTTGAGAGCAATCCACCAGAACTGCGTACTTgaacaaaataaaccaaaaagtACCCACTTCTAATTTCAGTTTCAGTATTTGAAATTTCTTGATACATCCCATAAGCACTTTTTCAATAAATAGGTTGGTGATCCAGCAGACTGAGCATCAGGAGCCCAATGATGTAATTACCTGCCTAATTTTGACATAACTCTCTTGTAACATTGAGGCTGCAGCGGGTGATAGTCGTGGATGGCAATTGGTCCGACAATATTGTATATACCTGCACGAGGAACTCAATTGCTTCAACATCCAGACCTTGAAAATTACAACAATAGTGTAGTGCTTAACTTAAAGCCAGGTTAGAAACCAACCTCTTCAACCAATTATACTCCTTAGAAGTTCTAGTGTCATCCCTAGATGCCTCAGCCGATGCATGGACCTTGATGATATGGCTAGCAATACTCTGTAGTGAAAAAAATACTCAGTAAGTGGAAGCACAAAGAAATATATATCATCTTTAGATGACATAGAAATTTCATTGCTAGCATCAAGTAGACGCAAGAAGATAGTACAAGGGTACTACAATTGAGCTCACAAGgatattttgaaaattaattaCCCATTTATTTGCGTATTCATGCCCAGCATACTAAGCATACTATCTAGATGCCTAGTAGCTAGATTAAAATGAAGTCTACCATACAAATTTTCATTTCACCCACAGACTTGGGAGAGAATCTTTCTCTTACCTTGTCCTGACTACCCATTTATTCGTGTATTCATGCCCAGCATACTAAGCATACTACCTAGATGCCTAGTAGCTATATTAAAATGAAGTCTGTACCCACACAAATTTTCATTTCACCCAGACTTGGGAAAGAGAATTTTTTCTTACCTTGTCCTGACTGAACATCCTAATGTCTTTCACAATGAATATCAAATCGAATCTTGAAAGAATTGTTGTCTGCAAGTCAATGTTATCTTGTGCAGTCTGCAATGCAAACAGCACATCAACTCCTGTTCTATTGCCAACACAAGCTGCAGAAAATTGTAAAAACATTAAAACAATTGAAAGGAATTATATTGACCTTGAGATCATCATAGCGTCCAGATGGAGGATTAGCCGCTGCAAGCACGGAGGTTCTTGAATTAAGGACTGTTGTTATTCCTGCCTTAGCAATGGAAATTGTTTGCTGCTCCATAGCTTCATGAATAGCAACCCTAGGCACCAGTAAGAAGCTCTTTAGAAGAGCTCATGATAGAGTAGACAAGAGTATGATGTTCTAACTAAAATCTACCTATCTTCTGCCCTCATTTTGTCAAACTCATCTATACAGACAACTCCTCCATCTGCCAAGACCATGGCTCCTCCTTCTAGGTAAAATTCACGCTGAATTGTTTCATAAAGAAACTCATCATTTCAAGATATATTGAAAATGACACATTTATCTGAAATGGCTTCTAGACTAGGGAAAATATGGAAACTTACAGAGCTATTATCCCTGATGACAGAAGCTGTGAGACCAGCAGCTGAAGATCCTTTGCCAGAAGTGTATACGGCTACTGGGGCCGTCTTTTCCACAAATTTTAGAAACTAACaggtaaaaataaataattcagaCTCTCATTTGCATTGGAAATAAAAACTAGGATGAGtaacaaaagaaaacttttgaacCAAATGCCAACTTAAATGGCTCCCTCATGAAGATGAAATTTCAATATTAACAGCAAACTGCCACCATTGTATTCAGTGAAGTAAAACTGACCTGTGATTTAGCAGTTGAGGGATCCCCCAAGAGTAATACATTGATATCACCTCTTAATCTTACACCATCGGGCAAGAACTGCACAAATAGAGTTAGAAATAAACCAATAAATAAACAAAGAGCATTTAACATTGAAGGCAAAATGACATACCTTCCTTGACCCTCCAAATAAAAGGCATGCTACAGCTTTCTTTACATCAACATGCCCAAATATTGAGGGAGCAATCTTTGAGCATATCTTTTCATAAGCATCCTTATCGGATGCAAATTTCTGAAATTCTTCTTTCTGCAAAAAGGAAGGCCATGAGAACTGATACATACAGGAAAATCCAAACAGAGTAAAACAATGACCAAATTGGAAACTAATGCTGTCCAAACAGTACAGGAACGTCATCGGCGTACTATTAGCAAACTGTTATATCCTCTAACTGCAAGGCATATTCATTAAGTACTTGATCTGCTACAAAGAGGTAAACCCTCCCCCCAGTCCATAGCTTGACCGACATTACTTAATCTTCCCCATCCTTTCTCCACTCTATGTTCATGCTTCTTTGCATGTTTTTCTACTGCGACTTGTGGAGATATGTAGGTGGAGACAATTATCTGTATGCAGTCCACTCACTTGAAAGCATGTTGCTAGCTGTAGTTCAAATCTCTCAATTAGCACATTCTATTGATAATTTAGAAATTACCTCATCTACTGTGAAGTTGGCTGACCCTCGAGAATTGGCCTCATTCGTTTCTTCCATTCCAACAACTCTAATATAAGGCTGCCTAACAGCAACAGCTCCTTTGTGACTGCATCCCAGTTCAGAACATAGATCCCGGAAGTTAAAAGAAGATAACAAAGTGACAACACTACAAAAACAATTAAAGTTCATTTATCACTTGGTAGACTCTTACGATGTTGATGAATTTGAAGCCTGAAAAACACTGTAGATCCCCATTATAGTCAGCCTTGTACCAGGCACTATTGTTTGAACAAGATGGCGATCTATAGACAGAAGCATATTTCTTGGAAGCTCTCCCGTAGGGACATCCTACAATTACCCCAACAGAAAACACAAATGAAATGAGAGTATGATTATAAAGAAAGCCAGCAGTCAAGCTTCTATTCTGGAACTAAATGTTCCCTCACCTCAGGGTTTTCCTGCAATTTGAGCGTCTGCTGGTCAACATACTTACTTTTATCTGGAACCACTACCCATGGATCAATAGGACATGGGTCTTCCCCCACCTGGAAAAAATCCTACCATTAGAATGTCATCCAAATTACAACCTCAAATAAAGagtttcaaattattattttattccatCAAACCTGAGGAACATGATCACAAGAACGTGGTACAATAGCTCCTCCAAGCCCTGGGCGACATGGAACGATCTTCACATTTTTGCAGTTCTTACATAGCAAGGTTACATAAGTTGCTTTTGCCTTGGTCCTTGATGCAGCAATAACGATCCCAGATACCTTGACCAGCTTTGATATATATTGTGCCTAAACAAGACAAATAGGATTATAAAAATAGGGGGATAAGTAGATCAATTAGAGCAAAACTTAAGAtaataaagaaaatgaaaaagttcaAACAGAAAACTAACCCCAAGGGAACGCATTGACATTGGATCCTGCTCT is from Nicotiana tabacum cultivar K326 chromosome 18, ASM71507v2, whole genome shotgun sequence and encodes:
- the LOC107804766 gene encoding DNA replication licensing factor MCM5, with protein sequence MSGWDEGAVYYSDQAQFPHGGGGATGDNENGVASRHVILRKFKEFIRNFPDKTQPNVFPYREALLANQNYLIINLSDLLSYERDQTLPELLRQNPADYLPLFETAAAEVLASLRSRVAGESGEMEEPEIGEVQILLRSEQDPMSMRSLGAQYISKLVKVSGIVIAASRTKAKATYVTLLCKNCKNVKIVPCRPGLGGAIVPRSCDHVPQVGEDPCPIDPWVVVPDKSKYVDQQTLKLQENPEDVPTGELPRNMLLSIDRHLVQTIVPGTRLTIMGIYSVFQASNSSTSHKGAVAVRQPYIRVVGMEETNEANSRGSANFTVDEKEEFQKFASDKDAYEKICSKIAPSIFGHVDVKKAVACLLFGGSRKFLPDGVRLRGDINVLLLGDPSTAKSQFLKFVEKTAPVAVYTSGKGSSAAGLTASVIRDNSSREFYLEGGAMVLADGGVVCIDEFDKMRAEDRVAIHEAMEQQTISIAKAGITTVLNSRTSVLAAANPPSGRYDDLKTAQDNIDLQTTILSRFDLIFIVKDIRMFSQDKSIASHIIKVHASAEASRDDTRTSKEYNWLKRYIQYCRTNCHPRLSPAAASMLQESYVKIRQQMRRQSNDNGEAAAIPITVRQLEAIVRLSEALARMRLAQIANENHVTEAIRLFQNSTMDAARSGINQHINLTPEMAHEIKQAEAQIKRRMGIGSHISERRLIDELTRMGMNESIVRRALIIMHQRDEVEYKRERRIIVRKA